From a region of the Pecten maximus chromosome 18, xPecMax1.1, whole genome shotgun sequence genome:
- the LOC117316694 gene encoding uncharacterized protein LOC117316694, whose translation MPPTRPSRKAKERHALVRPGRRQRATNISEDIEEQVTIVGNSPNQDTASASSALIALPPSPAIPGVSELAAEMLRQMKADGLIMRSANLMGPTVPVPATSTAPQTHTTPQATMSHSSTAREGLTSVERPEQVGVAISDVNSSTFATEAISSLTGPTISALSSQHGHRSDPNSGTTITNLSARVHQLIDAALSKGSKQLYRRAFTLYSQFVVDQLHVECCLPISVHYLALFIASLVDTGLASSTIHSYISAISYIHKLGGFSDPTQSFLIRKMLVGLHKGGNKPDFRQPITLDILHKIVTSLSKTCTSYYDMIMFKSMYLLAFHAFLRIGEIAYNGNAQNVLQLSNIQFYRLGDVFPFRLEICFKSYKGHYNCTPVTLTIKVQQNIEFCPVQALFQYLKLRGSSEGPIYIQPNRKAVTYQCFCNMLKQTLLVAQYDPTRYRSHSFRIGAASTAASRGISEADIQAMGRWHSNAFKRYIRIPTLQIE comes from the exons ATGCCACCTACACGACCATCTAGAAAGGCCAAGGAACGGCATGCATTGGTACGTCCTGGTAGGAGACAAAGAGCAACAAACATCAGCGAAGATATTGAGGAACAGGTGACGATTGTGGGGAATTCGCCTAACCAAGACACAGCATCAGCCTCCAGTGCCTTAATAGCACTGCCACCATCACCAGCCATTCCTGGGGTGTCAGAATTGGCTGCTGAAATGCTTAGACAGATGAAGGCAGATGGACTGATAATGAGGTCAGCAAATCTGATGGGGCCAACTGTGCCCGTACCTGCCACATCTACTGCCCCTCAAACCCATACAACGCCTCAAGCCACCATGAGTCATTCCTCCACAGCAAGGGAAGGTCTTACCTCAGTGGAACGGCCAGAACAGGTCGGAGTAGCCATCTCTGATGTAAACTCCAGCACATTTGCCACAGAAGCCATCAGTTCCCTGACAG GTCCAACAATTTCGGCGCTCAGCTCCCAACATGGACACCGATCCGACCCCAATTCCGGAACAACTATTACTAATTTAAGTGCAAGAGTACATCAGCTCATTGATGCGGCATTATCAAAAGGCTCAAAACAGTTATATAGAAGAGCCTTCACATTGTATTCTCAGTTTGTCGTTGATCAACTGCATGTGGAATGCTGTCTGCCCATAAGCGTTCATTATCTAGCTTTATTCATCGCTAGTTTAGTTGACACAGGTTTGGCATCATCAACCATTCACAGTTACATATCAGCAATTTCCTATATTCACAAATTAGGCGGTTTTTCAGATCCTACACAGTCTTTTCTTATACGAAAAATGCTAGTGGGTTTGCATAAAGGGGGAAACAAACCAGATTTTAGGCAGCCAATCACGCTGGACATCTTGCACAAGATTGTGACCTCATTATCGAAAACATGTACATCTTATTATGACATGATCATGTTCAAATCCATGTACTTGTTAGCTTTTCATGCCTTCCTTCGCATCGGGGAAATAGCTTACAATGGGAATGCCCAAAACGTTCTTCAGCTCAGCAATATTCAGTTTTATAGGCTTGGGGATGTTTTTCCATTTAGGTTagaaatttgtttcaaatcctACAAAGGGCATTATAACTGCACTCCGGTGACTCTGACTATTAAAGTTCAACAAAACATTGAATTTTGTCCTGTCCAAGCCttatttcagtatttaaaaTTAAGGGGCTCTTCTGAAGGTCCTATCTATATTCAACCAAACAGAAAAGCTGTGACTTATCAGTGTTTTTGTAACATGCTAAAGCAGACTCTGTTAGTAGCCCAGTACGATCCTACACGGTATAGAAGTCACAGCTTCAGAATAGGAGCAGCAAGTACTGCAGCCAGTCGTGGTATTTCTGAAGCAGACATACAAGCAATGGGCAGGTGGCATTCCAATGCATTTAAGCGATATATTCGTATTCCCACATTACAAATAGAGTAG